The following proteins come from a genomic window of Flavobacterium crocinum:
- a CDS encoding biotin--[acetyl-CoA-carboxylase] ligase produces MRLIKLDAIDSTNDFLKALSSQDELENFTTVTAENQTKGKGQVGGVWKSEAGKNLTMSVLVKDFLFNNDDVFNLSIAVSLAVSEVLKMLNIPDICIKWPNDILSYNKKIVGILIENTIKSDGRIVSVVGIGINVNQTDFNELPTASSMSVISGQSFDKEELTVLIVEKLKEKIQLWNTSEKTFWDDYFNFLFKKGIPTAFRDNSNRDFMGIIQGVSPIGKLQVLLENDSIAEFEIKEVKMLY; encoded by the coding sequence ATGAGACTAATCAAACTCGATGCCATAGATTCGACAAATGACTTCTTAAAAGCCTTATCAAGTCAGGATGAACTGGAGAATTTTACAACGGTAACAGCTGAAAATCAGACAAAAGGCAAGGGACAAGTTGGAGGTGTATGGAAGTCTGAAGCCGGTAAGAACTTAACTATGAGCGTTTTGGTTAAAGATTTTCTGTTTAATAACGATGACGTTTTTAATTTGAGTATTGCTGTTTCTCTGGCTGTTTCAGAGGTTTTAAAAATGTTAAATATTCCTGATATTTGTATTAAATGGCCAAACGACATTCTGTCATACAATAAGAAAATAGTTGGCATACTTATCGAAAACACTATCAAAAGTGATGGCAGAATAGTGTCAGTTGTCGGAATCGGAATTAATGTCAATCAAACTGATTTTAACGAATTGCCAACAGCTTCTTCTATGTCAGTAATTTCAGGTCAATCTTTCGATAAAGAAGAGTTGACAGTTTTAATCGTAGAAAAGTTAAAAGAGAAAATTCAATTGTGGAATACCTCAGAAAAAACTTTTTGGGACGATTATTTTAATTTTCTATTTAAAAAAGGAATTCCAACAGCGTTTAGAGATAATAGTAACCGGGATTTTATGGGAATTATTCAGGGCGTTTCTCCAATAGGAAAACTACAGGTTTTGCTAGAAAATGATTCGATTGCCGAATTTGAGATTAAGGAAGTTAAAATGCTTTACTAA
- a CDS encoding orotate phosphoribosyltransferase: MNLESPKVTVQKSAQDLFDQLTDVKNFEKLMPDNIAKFEVTGEDAFIFGLKGMPEIKLKMKDKVAPNKIVLGAASDKLPFTLTSNIDTVSESESAVQLFFEGEFNAMMAMMVKGPISKFIETLANNMNKL; the protein is encoded by the coding sequence ATGAACTTAGAAAGTCCAAAAGTTACTGTTCAGAAATCAGCTCAGGATTTATTCGACCAACTGACTGATGTTAAGAATTTCGAAAAACTAATGCCGGATAACATCGCTAAATTTGAAGTGACTGGCGAAGATGCTTTTATTTTTGGATTAAAAGGCATGCCGGAAATCAAATTGAAAATGAAAGATAAAGTGGCTCCAAACAAAATCGTTTTGGGTGCTGCAAGTGATAAACTTCCGTTTACACTAACTTCAAATATTGATACTGTTTCTGAGTCAGAAAGTGCGGTTCAGTTGTTCTTTGAAGGAGAATTCAATGCTATGATGGCCATGATGGTTAAAGGTCCTATCAGTAAGTTTATTGAAACTTTAGCAAACAATATGAACAAACTTTAA
- a CDS encoding acyl-CoA-binding protein, translating to MTEKDLDIRFAEAVEIAMTMTQASLPQDVQLRLYAFYKQATFGTAVYNQSENFDLRDAFKTNAWMQISHMSVDEAKENYIEIINSLTSK from the coding sequence ATGACTGAAAAAGATTTAGATATTCGCTTTGCGGAAGCCGTAGAAATTGCCATGACAATGACTCAGGCTTCACTGCCGCAAGATGTGCAGCTAAGACTTTATGCTTTTTACAAACAAGCTACCTTTGGTACAGCTGTCTATAATCAATCTGAAAATTTTGATTTGAGAGACGCTTTCAAAACCAATGCCTGGATGCAGATTAGTCATATGTCTGTTGATGAAGCAAAAGAAAATTACATCGAGATCATTAATTCGTTAACATCAAAATAA
- the pyrE gene encoding orotate phosphoribosyltransferase, protein MIFNKDTAEKTAELLLQINAIKLNPENPFTWASGWKSPIYCDNRLILSFPSIRNYVRDEFAKNIEKQFGKPDVIAGVATGAIGVGILVAESLGLPFVYVRPEPKKHGRQNQVEGFLQKGQNVVVVEDLISTGKSSLMAVEALRSEGANIKGMAAIFTYGFGVAEENFKEANIDLFTLSNYENLLDLAVQKQYITEDQQSTLLEWNESPSTWGQE, encoded by the coding sequence ATGATTTTTAATAAAGATACTGCCGAAAAAACAGCCGAATTGCTTTTGCAAATAAATGCAATTAAATTGAATCCCGAAAATCCTTTTACATGGGCTTCTGGTTGGAAATCTCCTATTTACTGTGATAATAGGTTAATTCTTTCATTTCCGAGCATCAGAAACTATGTTCGTGATGAATTTGCCAAAAACATCGAAAAACAATTTGGAAAACCTGATGTAATCGCCGGCGTTGCTACCGGAGCCATTGGAGTTGGAATTTTGGTTGCCGAAAGTTTAGGTCTTCCGTTCGTATATGTACGTCCAGAGCCAAAAAAACATGGTAGACAAAACCAAGTAGAAGGTTTTTTACAAAAAGGACAAAATGTTGTTGTTGTTGAAGATTTAATTAGTACTGGAAAAAGCAGTTTGATGGCTGTTGAAGCTTTAAGAAGTGAAGGTGCAAATATTAAAGGAATGGCAGCAATCTTTACTTACGGTTTTGGTGTTGCTGAAGAAAATTTTAAAGAAGCGAATATTGATTTATTTACTTTAAGCAACTACGAAAACTTATTAGACTTAGCAGTTCAAAAACAATACATTACAGAAGATCAGCAATCGACTTTACTGGAATGGAACGAAAGTCCATCAACGTGGGGACAGGAATAG
- a CDS encoding superoxide dismutase — translation MKKNVVLCTALASFLLLFSCKEDKLTEVVEVPLPTKEEKITIGSPNDVKADPGSFEMTKLPFAYDGLSPAIRSLTMETHYSKHYLSYTNNFNKEIVSTEFENMPIEDILKKMDLNNAKLRQNAGGYYNHTLYFNVLTPKEQTPKDTLAGSISKEFGSFNNLTNQFKAQSEKQFGSGWVWLVVDRYGKLQITTTEDQDNPLMKNALIPGTPILGIDLWEHAYYLDYQNRKGSYIDAFYDHINWEKVNEYYVEALKKVKKV, via the coding sequence ATGAAGAAAAACGTTGTTTTATGTACTGCTTTAGCTTCATTTTTACTATTATTTTCCTGTAAAGAAGATAAGCTTACTGAAGTAGTTGAGGTTCCTCTTCCAACAAAAGAAGAGAAAATCACTATAGGTTCGCCTAATGATGTCAAAGCCGATCCGGGTTCTTTTGAAATGACAAAATTACCATTTGCGTACGATGGTCTTTCGCCAGCGATAAGATCTTTGACTATGGAAACGCATTATTCCAAACACTATCTTTCTTACACCAACAATTTTAATAAAGAGATTGTATCGACAGAGTTCGAAAATATGCCGATTGAGGATATTTTGAAAAAGATGGATTTAAATAATGCTAAACTTCGTCAAAACGCGGGAGGATATTACAATCATACGCTTTACTTTAATGTCTTAACTCCAAAAGAGCAAACTCCAAAAGATACTCTTGCCGGCTCTATTAGTAAAGAATTTGGCTCTTTTAATAATTTAACGAATCAGTTTAAAGCACAATCCGAAAAACAATTTGGTTCTGGATGGGTTTGGCTGGTTGTGGATCGTTATGGGAAATTACAAATTACCACAACAGAAGATCAGGACAATCCTTTAATGAAAAATGCTCTGATTCCAGGAACACCAATTTTAGGAATCGATCTTTGGGAACATGCCTATTATCTGGATTATCAAAACAGAAAAGGAAGTTATATTGACGCTTTTTACGACCATATTAATTGGGAAAAAGTGAACGAATATTATGTCGAAGCACTTAAAAAGGTCAAAAAAGTATAA
- a CDS encoding glycoside hydrolase family 130 protein — translation MKDIANRFLENPLLSPSDLSASREGLEITCLLNPGVFRFENKIWLAVRVAERPKQAENSISFPILTENGLIEIIEILKDHPELIATDARVINYQGIDYLTTLSHIRLLCSEDGKHFYEPKNHPLLVGEGILETFGIEDCRVSLIEGKYYLTFTSVSNNGVGVGLRTTTDWKTFEKHGMIFPPHNKDCAIFEEKINGLFYALHRPSSVDIGGNYIWIASSPDGIHWGNHKCIIKTRKGNWDSKRVGAGAAPIKTEKGWLEIYHGANEAHQYCLGAFLLDVENPAKVISRTETPIMFPTTDYELSGFFGNVVFTNGHVIEPDGDTLTVYYGASDEFVCGAQFSIKEILSLLKEV, via the coding sequence ATGAAAGATATTGCCAATCGTTTTTTAGAAAACCCATTATTGTCTCCATCAGATTTATCCGCAAGCAGAGAAGGATTAGAAATCACCTGTCTTTTAAATCCGGGAGTTTTTCGATTTGAAAATAAAATCTGGCTGGCCGTAAGAGTTGCTGAGAGACCAAAACAAGCTGAAAATAGTATTTCTTTTCCAATACTAACAGAAAATGGTTTAATTGAAATTATAGAAATTCTAAAAGATCATCCAGAACTAATCGCAACAGATGCACGTGTTATCAATTATCAGGGGATTGATTATTTAACAACCTTATCTCATATTCGTTTACTCTGCAGCGAAGATGGAAAACATTTCTACGAGCCTAAAAATCACCCTCTTTTAGTTGGCGAAGGCATACTAGAAACCTTCGGAATAGAAGATTGCCGTGTTTCTTTAATTGAAGGAAAATATTATCTGACTTTTACTTCCGTTTCCAATAATGGTGTCGGAGTTGGTTTGCGAACCACAACCGACTGGAAAACTTTTGAAAAACACGGAATGATATTTCCTCCTCACAATAAGGATTGTGCCATTTTTGAAGAAAAAATAAATGGTTTATTTTATGCTTTGCACCGACCAAGCAGTGTAGATATTGGCGGAAATTATATTTGGATTGCTTCATCTCCTGATGGCATTCATTGGGGAAATCATAAATGTATCATCAAAACCAGAAAAGGAAATTGGGACAGTAAAAGAGTTGGTGCCGGTGCAGCACCCATTAAAACAGAAAAAGGCTGGCTCGAAATTTATCATGGAGCAAATGAAGCGCATCAATATTGTCTGGGGGCTTTTCTATTAGATGTAGAAAATCCTGCAAAAGTCATTTCAAGAACTGAAACTCCTATTATGTTTCCGACAACGGATTACGAATTAAGTGGCTTTTTTGGAAATGTGGTATTTACAAATGGTCATGTTATAGAACCTGACGGCGATACGCTGACTGTTTATTATGGAGCGTCTGACGAATTTGTTTGTGGTGCTCAATTTTCAATCAAAGAAATCCTTTCGCTTTTAAAAGAAGTTTAA
- a CDS encoding lactate utilization protein B/C yields MNFFKKIFGSSEAPSDEENESEYAGSSAQNSHLSLDEQFIFNFKKNGGKFLYCENKSEVTEQFENILEENDWFEKEALCYEPSLFGLLEENKLFYIAPSNPRFLLASCENLIADEGSILFSSKQIRQNKPNELPANIVIIATTSQILPMKSDGLSAIKRKYDRDIPTNITTIKYFEKAKEEDFTQYGSVAKNLYLLLLEDL; encoded by the coding sequence ATGAATTTTTTCAAAAAAATATTTGGCTCGAGTGAAGCCCCTTCTGATGAAGAGAACGAAAGCGAATATGCAGGTAGCTCTGCGCAGAACAGTCATTTATCTTTAGATGAGCAATTTATTTTCAATTTCAAAAAAAATGGAGGTAAATTCCTGTATTGTGAAAACAAAAGTGAAGTTACAGAACAGTTTGAAAACATATTAGAGGAAAATGACTGGTTTGAAAAAGAGGCTTTATGCTATGAACCGTCTCTTTTTGGCTTATTAGAAGAAAACAAATTATTCTATATTGCACCTTCAAATCCAAGATTCTTATTAGCCAGCTGCGAAAATCTTATCGCCGACGAAGGTTCAATTTTATTTTCATCTAAACAAATTCGACAAAATAAACCAAACGAATTACCAGCAAATATTGTTATCATTGCCACAACAAGCCAGATTCTTCCAATGAAGAGCGATGGGTTGAGTGCTATAAAACGCAAGTACGACAGAGATATACCTACAAATATTACTACAATAAAATATTTCGAAAAAGCAAAAGAAGAAGACTTTACCCAATACGGAAGTGTTGCCAAGAACCTTTATTTATTGCTTTTAGAAGACCTTTAA
- a CDS encoding alpha-amylase family protein has protein sequence MISKRLITAGITLTVLFSACKTQDLKMSTAKEDTTTEKKVVVYQVFTRLFGNKNKTNKPWGTIEENGVGKFNDFTDKALHEIKDLGVTYIWYTGVPHHALVRDYTAYGISNDDPEVVKGRAGSPYAVKDYYNVNPDLAVDPAKRLEEFEALIKRTHNAGLKVLIDIVPNHIARKYEGKSNPAGVKDFGADDDASLEYKRDNNFYYIPKEHFEIPDGDIPLNGEKNPLVDGKFDENPAKWTGNGSRKVKPDQNDWYETVKVNYGVRPDGSKDFPELPSGFDQKSYQEHFAFWQDKDLPDSWKKFRDIALYWTAKGVDGFRYDMAEMVPYEFWSYMNSSIKMKNPDAFLLAEVYNPNEYRNYIRLGKMDYLYDKVETYDKLKDIIRGKSSPDELNDIQNRMTDIEHHMLHFLDNHDEQRLASSEFAGTPERGKPLMVVSATISTSPTMVYFGQEVGEAGNEDAGFGKPTRTSIFDYIGVPNHQRWMNEGKFDGGQLSDSEKNLRDFYKRLLSFTINSSALMGSFEEIQAINRQNSNYDALLYSYVRWSEKQKLIVIANFSSEKESEFELKIPSTLISKWNLKDGSYVLIDKLYSVSKTYLTVKNGEGSARVKIKPSESFIYEVN, from the coding sequence ATGATTAGCAAAAGATTAATTACAGCCGGAATTACATTAACTGTACTGTTTTCGGCATGTAAAACACAAGATTTAAAAATGAGTACAGCAAAAGAAGATACTACAACAGAAAAGAAAGTTGTAGTTTATCAAGTTTTTACACGCCTGTTTGGAAATAAAAATAAAACAAATAAACCCTGGGGAACCATAGAAGAGAATGGAGTTGGAAAGTTTAATGATTTTACAGATAAAGCACTTCACGAAATAAAAGATTTAGGAGTTACCTATATTTGGTATACTGGTGTACCTCATCATGCTTTGGTGCGTGATTATACAGCGTATGGAATTTCAAATGATGATCCCGAAGTAGTAAAAGGAAGAGCAGGTTCTCCTTATGCGGTAAAAGATTATTATAACGTAAATCCAGATCTGGCTGTTGATCCAGCCAAACGCCTTGAAGAATTTGAAGCTTTGATAAAGCGTACTCATAACGCAGGTTTAAAAGTACTTATTGATATTGTTCCAAATCATATTGCGAGAAAATATGAAGGAAAATCAAATCCAGCTGGTGTAAAAGATTTTGGTGCAGATGATGATGCTTCTTTAGAATATAAACGAGATAATAATTTCTATTATATTCCAAAGGAACATTTTGAAATTCCGGATGGCGATATTCCGTTAAACGGAGAAAAAAATCCGCTTGTTGATGGGAAATTTGATGAAAATCCTGCAAAATGGACAGGAAATGGTTCGCGTAAAGTAAAACCGGATCAAAATGACTGGTACGAAACAGTTAAAGTGAATTATGGTGTTCGTCCTGACGGAAGCAAAGATTTTCCTGAACTTCCATCTGGATTTGATCAGAAATCATATCAAGAACATTTTGCTTTCTGGCAGGATAAAGACCTACCGGATTCCTGGAAGAAGTTCAGAGATATTGCTTTGTACTGGACAGCAAAAGGAGTGGACGGATTTCGTTATGATATGGCCGAAATGGTGCCGTATGAATTTTGGAGTTATATGAACTCTTCAATTAAAATGAAGAATCCAGATGCATTTTTACTGGCAGAAGTCTATAATCCGAATGAGTATCGCAATTACATTCGTTTAGGAAAAATGGATTATTTGTATGATAAAGTGGAAACTTACGATAAACTGAAAGATATTATTCGTGGAAAATCGTCTCCTGATGAATTAAATGATATACAAAATCGAATGACGGATATTGAGCATCATATGCTTCATTTTTTAGATAATCATGACGAACAACGTTTGGCAAGTTCTGAGTTTGCAGGAACTCCCGAACGAGGAAAACCACTAATGGTAGTTTCGGCAACAATAAGTACATCGCCAACAATGGTTTATTTTGGACAAGAAGTAGGAGAGGCCGGAAATGAAGATGCGGGTTTTGGAAAACCTACTCGAACTTCAATTTTTGATTATATCGGAGTTCCAAATCATCAACGTTGGATGAATGAAGGTAAGTTTGATGGAGGACAATTATCTGATTCAGAAAAAAATCTGCGTGATTTTTACAAACGATTACTGAGTTTTACAATAAACAGCAGTGCTTTAATGGGAAGTTTTGAAGAAATTCAAGCTATAAATCGTCAAAATTCGAATTATGATGCATTGTTGTATTCTTATGTTCGTTGGTCAGAAAAACAAAAACTGATTGTAATTGCTAATTTCTCTTCAGAAAAAGAAAGTGAATTTGAATTAAAAATTCCGTCAACTCTTATTTCAAAATGGAATCTTAAGGATGGTTCTTACGTACTTATAGATAAATTATATTCAGTCAGTAAAACTTATCTTACCGTTAAAAATGGTGAAGGTTCTGCAAGAGTAAAAATCAAACCTTCTGAATCATTTATTTATGAAGTAAACTAA
- a CDS encoding phosphatidylserine decarboxylase family protein gives MFHKEGGPSILLGTVFTVAVLLIADKFIDIAWLRMLVQFAAVLILIIILQFFRNPKRIAVRNSDHILAPVDGKVVVIEEVYEGEYFKDKRLQVSIFMSPINVHVTRYAMDGIIKFSKYHPGKFLVAWHPKASEENERTTVVIENETFGAVLYRQIAGALARRIVNYAKEGMQVVQGTDAGFIKFGSRVDLFLPLGTPINVELNQKAIGGKTIIATKA, from the coding sequence ATGTTTCATAAAGAGGGAGGCCCGTCCATTTTACTAGGTACTGTATTTACTGTAGCTGTACTTTTAATTGCTGATAAATTCATTGATATTGCATGGCTTAGAATGCTTGTTCAATTTGCGGCGGTTTTGATTTTGATCATTATTTTACAATTCTTTAGAAATCCTAAAAGAATTGCAGTAAGAAACAGTGATCACATTCTGGCTCCTGTTGATGGAAAAGTTGTGGTTATTGAAGAAGTTTATGAAGGAGAATACTTTAAAGATAAACGTTTACAGGTTTCGATTTTTATGTCACCAATCAATGTGCATGTAACACGTTATGCAATGGATGGCATCATTAAGTTCAGTAAATATCACCCTGGTAAATTCCTTGTTGCCTGGCATCCAAAAGCAAGTGAAGAAAACGAAAGAACTACCGTAGTAATTGAAAATGAAACTTTTGGTGCTGTTTTATACAGACAAATTGCAGGAGCTTTAGCTCGTAGAATCGTAAACTACGCCAAAGAAGGAATGCAGGTTGTTCAGGGAACTGATGCCGGTTTTATTAAATTTGGATCAAGAGTAGATTTATTTTTACCTTTAGGTACACCAATCAACGTTGAATTGAATCAGAAAGCAATTGGCGGAAAAACAATTATTGCTACAAAAGCATAA
- a CDS encoding phosphatidate cytidylyltransferase yields MNETLKRTISGAVYIALLLSSILFSTESFIILFGVFLIITIYEFSNIVNLNKVFSILFGLLIYTITILISHYNKQTSKYINDSFNSNISLETNIKQLDLILLAITIVVSIKCIIFLFYDSVQKISTSSKYLYLLGYITLPFIFIVKISFGTNDYNPKIIIGLFVLIWTNDTFAYLVGKSMGKHKLFERVSPKKTVEGFLGGVVFAAFAGFLISKFYIQPKPEFSNMSILIWTIIALIVSIFGTIGDLIESKFKRIAGVKDSGSIMPGHGGILDRLDSVIFVAPIIFLFYQILYYVS; encoded by the coding sequence ATGAACGAAACGCTGAAGAGAACCATTTCTGGTGCTGTTTATATCGCTCTATTATTAAGTTCGATACTGTTTTCTACTGAAAGCTTTATTATCCTTTTTGGAGTTTTCCTAATCATCACGATTTATGAATTTTCGAATATTGTAAATCTCAATAAGGTATTTTCTATTCTCTTTGGTCTATTAATTTACACCATAACAATTCTCATTAGTCATTACAACAAACAAACTAGCAAGTATATTAATGATTCTTTTAATTCGAACATAAGTTTAGAAACCAATATTAAACAGCTGGATTTAATTCTTCTGGCTATTACTATTGTTGTCTCCATTAAATGCATCATTTTTTTATTTTATGACTCTGTTCAAAAAATAAGCACTTCTTCTAAATATCTTTATTTATTAGGATACATCACACTTCCGTTTATCTTTATCGTTAAAATTTCATTTGGAACAAACGATTATAATCCAAAAATTATAATTGGGTTATTTGTTTTAATATGGACCAACGATACTTTTGCGTATTTGGTCGGAAAATCAATGGGAAAACATAAATTATTTGAACGTGTTTCTCCCAAAAAAACAGTCGAGGGGTTTCTGGGTGGTGTTGTTTTTGCTGCATTCGCCGGTTTTTTGATCTCTAAATTTTACATTCAGCCAAAACCTGAATTCAGCAATATGTCTATTTTAATCTGGACAATAATTGCTTTAATCGTTAGTATTTTTGGTACTATCGGGGATCTGATTGAATCCAAATTTAAAAGAATTGCGGGTGTAAAAGACAGTGGTTCCATCATGCCGGGCCACGGAGGTATTCTAGATCGATTAGATAGTGTTATATTTGTAGCACCAATTATATTTTTATTTTATCAAATTTTATATTATGTTTCATAA
- the ftsH gene encoding ATP-dependent zinc metalloprotease FtsH, which yields MAKDNNPNPNKFKISPWLIYTAILLVFLFISFATGGSSLSEPAQLTSSKFNTLLEKGQIDKVIVFNKAEAEVYLNAAALKDPANKKVAEDIFKQPNKGPHYTLEIGNDQIFQTKLEKAVSEGKLKDFNFLQKNNWSDILISLLPIIIIVGVWIFIMRKMSGGGAGGGGQIFNIGKSKAKLFDEKTDIKTTFKDVAGLEGAKEEIQEIVEFLKNPEKYTNLGGKIPKGALLVGPPGTGKTLLAKAVAGEAQVPFFSLSGSDFVEMFVGVGASRVRDLFKQAKEKSPAIIFIDEIDAVGRARGKSNMSGGNDERENTLNQLLTEMDGFGTNSNVIVLAATNRADVLDKALMRAGRFDRQIFVDLPDIRERAEIFKVHLAPIKKVEGLDLDFLAKQTPGFSGADIANVCNEAALIAARNNKPAVDRQDFLDAVDRIIGGLEKKNKIITPEEKRAIAIHEAGHATVSWMLEHAAPLIKVTIVPRGQSLGAAWYLPEERQIVRTDQMLDEMCATMGGRAAEKVTFDRISTGALSDLEKVTRQARAMVTIYGLNDKIGNVTYYDSTGQSEYNFSKPYSDETAKIIDAEISELIEGQYQRAIQILEENKDKLNQLADILIEKEVIFKDDLENIFGKRTFDKNLEEVVS from the coding sequence ATGGCTAAAGATAATAATCCAAATCCGAATAAATTTAAAATAAGTCCTTGGTTAATATACACCGCAATACTTTTAGTTTTTTTATTCATAAGTTTTGCCACAGGAGGATCGAGCTTAAGCGAACCAGCTCAATTAACTTCTTCTAAATTCAATACACTTTTAGAAAAAGGCCAGATTGACAAAGTTATTGTATTCAACAAAGCTGAGGCTGAAGTATATTTAAATGCTGCGGCTCTTAAAGACCCGGCTAATAAAAAAGTAGCTGAAGATATTTTCAAACAACCAAACAAAGGCCCACATTATACTTTGGAAATTGGTAATGATCAAATTTTTCAGACTAAATTAGAGAAAGCAGTTAGCGAAGGAAAATTAAAAGATTTCAACTTCCTTCAAAAAAATAACTGGAGCGATATTTTAATCAGCTTACTACCTATCATCATCATTGTGGGTGTATGGATTTTCATTATGCGTAAAATGTCTGGCGGAGGTGCTGGCGGAGGCGGACAGATTTTCAATATCGGAAAATCAAAAGCTAAATTATTCGATGAAAAAACAGACATCAAAACAACATTTAAAGATGTTGCAGGTCTGGAAGGTGCTAAAGAAGAAATTCAGGAAATTGTTGAATTTCTTAAAAATCCGGAAAAATACACTAATCTTGGAGGTAAAATTCCAAAAGGAGCTTTATTGGTAGGCCCTCCGGGAACTGGTAAAACCTTATTAGCAAAAGCTGTTGCTGGTGAAGCTCAGGTACCATTCTTCTCTTTGTCAGGTTCTGATTTCGTTGAAATGTTTGTTGGAGTTGGTGCTTCACGTGTTCGTGATTTATTCAAACAAGCAAAAGAGAAATCTCCTGCTATCATTTTCATCGATGAAATCGATGCTGTTGGTAGAGCGAGAGGAAAAAGCAATATGTCTGGCGGAAATGACGAAAGAGAAAACACTTTGAACCAATTACTAACAGAAATGGATGGTTTTGGTACAAATTCTAACGTAATTGTATTAGCTGCAACCAACAGAGCTGATGTTTTAGACAAAGCTTTAATGCGTGCCGGACGTTTTGACAGACAAATTTTTGTTGACTTACCAGACATTAGAGAAAGAGCTGAAATCTTTAAAGTACACTTGGCTCCTATCAAAAAAGTAGAAGGTCTTGACTTAGATTTCTTAGCAAAACAAACACCTGGTTTCTCCGGAGCTGATATCGCTAACGTTTGTAACGAAGCTGCGCTTATTGCTGCACGTAATAACAAACCAGCAGTTGACAGACAAGATTTCCTTGATGCTGTAGATAGAATTATCGGTGGTTTAGAAAAGAAAAACAAAATCATCACTCCAGAAGAGAAAAGAGCAATTGCAATTCACGAAGCTGGTCACGCTACTGTTAGCTGGATGTTAGAGCATGCTGCACCGCTTATTAAAGTAACAATTGTTCCTCGTGGTCAAAGCTTAGGAGCTGCATGGTACTTACCCGAAGAAAGACAAATCGTGAGAACAGATCAGATGTTAGACGAAATGTGTGCTACAATGGGTGGTAGAGCTGCTGAAAAAGTAACTTTTGACAGAATTTCTACCGGAGCATTAAGCGATTTGGAAAAAGTAACCCGTCAGGCGCGTGCAATGGTAACGATCTACGGATTAAACGATAAAATCGGAAACGTTACGTATTACGATTCAACGGGACAAAGCGAATACAATTTCTCTAAACCGTATTCTGATGAAACAGCAAAAATTATTGATGCTGAAATTTCAGAATTAATCGAAGGTCAATACCAGAGAGCAATTCAGATATTAGAAGAAAACAAAGACAAGTTAAATCAACTTGCTGATATTCTGATTGAAAAAGAAGTAATCTTTAAAGATGACTTAGAAAATATATTTGGAAAACGAACTTTTGACAAAAATCTTGAGGAAGTAGTTTCATAA
- the rsfS gene encoding ribosome silencing factor, with protein sequence MAKKTINNDVLLANIIKGIEEVKGNDIDILDLREIDTAVCDYFVICNGSSNTQVNAIVNSIQKTVSKDLKDKPWHVEGTDNAEWVLMDYVHIVVHVFQKHIREYYNIESLWGDAKITTIENKY encoded by the coding sequence ATGGCGAAAAAGACGATTAATAATGATGTTCTACTGGCGAACATAATCAAAGGGATTGAGGAAGTAAAAGGAAATGATATCGATATTCTTGACTTAAGAGAAATAGATACAGCTGTATGCGACTATTTTGTAATTTGCAACGGTAGTTCCAACACCCAAGTTAACGCCATCGTAAACTCAATTCAAAAAACAGTATCAAAAGACTTAAAAGATAAACCTTGGCACGTAGAAGGTACAGATAATGCAGAATGGGTTTTAATGGATTATGTACACATTGTGGTACACGTTTTCCAGAAACATATTCGCGAGTATTACAACATCGAAAGCCTTTGGGGCGATGCCAAGATCACTACAATCGAAAACAAATACTAA